The genome window AGATGACGTTTCTGTGCGGATTATTTACGAAAGACGCTCGCAGAACCAGCTGGTTATTCAGCGCGGAAAAATGGAGGATAACAAATGGGTTTTTATGGACCTCTTCGTGTTTACAAGGGTTCCTTAACTAGCTGATTTACAACAGTTCTCAAAGCGATTCGGAAACGGATCGCTTTTTTAGTTTTTCAGAATCAGGTAAACGCCAGCAACTAACAAAATAGCCCCGGCAATGCGCGGCAATGTGATCGGATGCACGGCAAATCCTTGCAAACCGTAATGATCAATAGCGATGGCGGCGATCATCTGGCCGGCCACAACCAGGCAGATCATATTAGCGGGACCAATATTTCTCACTATAAAAATTACGGTAAGCACATAAAAAGCGCCCAAAACGCCTCCCATAAACCTTGTCCAGGAAACCTGCTTAATATCTGAAATGCTGGGAATGGGGTTTTGATTAAAACAGGCGAATGCAATCAACAGCACTATAAAACCGACAAAAAAGGATGTCAATGCCGCTAAAATCGGATTGTTGAACGACTCACGCAATTGCACATTCACGCCGGACTGAACCGCGTTGCTGATGCCAATCAAGAAAGCTAAAAAGAGGAAAATCCAGTGCATGCAACAAATTTTTCAATACAAATTTACTTCTTCAGTTCATCCACTTCGTCGGGGTCAACCGTCTGATAATGACCATAAACGCGTAAGATTATCGCCAGCGCAATAGCCACTTCGGCCGCAGCCACCACAATGACAAAAAGCGAAAAAAGCTGCCCGCTCAACCGTTCAGGATCATATTGACTGAATGCTACCAGATTGATATTCACTGCATTCAGCATTAATTCGATCCCAAGCAATATGCCGATAAAATGTCGTTTTGTGACAGCAATAGCAAGACCAATGCAAAAAAGTGCAGCAGCAACGATAAGAAAATGTTGTAACGGAATGGAGGTCATGGCGCAGGATTACGGTTCATAGCGAGATAGGCAGCGCCAACCAAGGCAACCAGTAATAAAATAGCAGCGATTTCGAACGGGAGCAGATGGCTGGTCATGAGTTCTACACCAATCGTCTTAATGGTGGACCGGCTGCTGATCAGATCGCCAGTCATCTTGAAATTTGCGGACGAAATGATTTTCACGAGCATCACGAAAACGCCTGCACCGAGCAAAAACCCCCAAACTTCACGACTAAGCAGGATTTCAACACGATTATGATGCTGCGAATCGTCGCTTTTCTTTTTCTGCGTAAGCATGATCCCGAAGATCAATAAAACCAGGATCCCGCCAACGTAAATCATGATCTGCGTTACGCCAAGAAAGTCCGCGCCGGCCAGAATGTATAATGCTGCAACGCCTAAAAAAGCCAGGAACAGTGCAAATGCACCATAAATGAGGTTTTTGGAAAATAATATGAAAAGCGCAGCAATGATTGCGAGAAGTGAAAACCCATAAAATGCTGCAATTTCCATGTAGATCAATGCTATTCTTTAGACTTCGGTTTCATCGTTGGCTTGAAAACTGGCCGTGCTGCTGGTTTGGGAGCTTCCGCTGGGCTAACTTCCTCACCAGGAACAATATCCGTAGGAACAACATCGGTCTTTTCTTGTGAGGCAACCTTCGGTTTCATGGATGGCCTGAAAGGCAGTTTCGGTGCCGGCTTTGGCGCCTCCTCAACTTTCGCTTCGAATGTTTCTTCCTTAATTACCGGATCGGCATTAACCGGATTAACATTAACCGGCTCTACATTAATCGGCTCTGCATTAACCGGGTCAACATTAACAGGCTCCGTCTTTTCCGCAGCAGGCGCTGGTTTCTTTGGTAAGAAAGCCGGGCGTGGTGGTTTTGTAACCGGCGCTTCCTCTTTCGCCTCGGCTTCAGTATCCTGGACTTTCGGCTTCATACCCGGCTTAAACACAGGTCTTGCCGGAGTTGCCGCTGGTTTTTCAGCCGTCACAGCCGGTTTCGGAGCTGCTTTTAATGCTTCTTTTTCTTTCTGGAATTGTTCAAGCAGGCGGCGTTTCTCATCTGCTTCTTCGGGCGTCAGATTGGTATAATTGTAAACCATATCCCGAACGTCTAACTCACTGTAATCGAACGTCTTGGTCATGGTAAGACATTCTGTCGGGCAAACTGTCGTGCATAGTCCGCAATAGCAGCATTTCGCCATATCAATGTCGAACTTCGCGGCATACAACCGGATCGACGATCCGTCAGATGCTTTTCCAATTTCCTCTATTGCCTTAATCGGCTCAATATCAATACAATCAACCGGGCAAACTTTCACACATTTATCGCAGACAATGCAATCGTCGATTTCATTGTGCAAACGATAGCGGCCATTGTCGGGGATCGGAATGGTTTCCTGCGGATACTGGATCGTAACCATCCCCTCCTGCCCTCCAAAAAAATCATCTGAACGGATATCCACCATTCTACGGCGCTTCCGTGCATTCCACAAATGCCTCAGCGTCAGCCGCATTCCGGTCACTGTGGTGCTGATTCCTTCCGATATGTTTTTAAAATACGTCGACAAACCCCTTTGTATAAATTTACTAAGCTTATTCTGCCTATCGCAAATATAGACTAAACTGATTTTTAAAACTCATTTTTCAACCAAACACCTTTCAATAGCACCCGTAATTCCCGCTGCAAGCTCAGCGACTTGTCTGCGATATACCAGCGCTGCATTTCTTCCGAAAATTCCTGATAACTTTTTACCGGATTGGCCTTATAAGCCCTCATCATTTCCTGTCCTTCTTCCGGCCTCGGTCCCCAGGTGAAAAGCTCATTAAAATCCTCGTCTACAGCAATCAATTTAGGAATCGATTTTCCGCCGTTGGTCAGATAAGCGTCCATAATCGTCGGATTTTCATCACGCAATAAAATTTTGACTGTGATCAGCGGATTAGTTAATGTCGCCGCAACAATGGGCGGGATATTTTGTGAAGCATCACCACACCACGCTTCCGTCAGAATATACCAGGTCTGCGGGATCGTAACGTTGTTAATGGTTTCTTTCAACTCTTCCGTCACCACCACTGTCTTGTTCAGGCGCTGCATCCGGGCCAGGTTCAGCCTGGTATAATGGTTAAGATCCTCGGATTGTTTTTCGCCAGTTGTCCTTTTTTCCAAGACAACTTTTTCCATTAAGCGCATATAATCTGCGTAGGAATATGCATTTTCAGTGACGGCCAATGGAAAGAGATCTGCTACGTTTTTCATTTGATTTCTTTATTAAAAAACCCTTTGAAAGCGCTTTCGGTTCCTGTTATGGCGCGGTTTGAGACTGCGTTCCCTGCATATTTTCAATGTATTGCAAGTATTTCTGAGCCAAATGCGCACGGTCAAAAAATTGGCTTGCATATACATAGCCATTGCGACCATGAAGCTCCGCGAGAGCCGGATCCGCGAGATATAGTAAAACCTTTTTTGCAAAATCACCCGGATTCTCGGGTTCAATGTAAAGCCCTGCATGCGCATCCTCAATCAGCTGTCTGGAGATCCCATCGATAGCAAGCAAAACCGGTTTTTGGCAGGCGAAATAATCGAAAGTCTTGTTGCTGTAAACGGTTTTAAAAATTTCGGTTCGTTTCAAAACAGAAGTGCCTGCGTCTGCCGCGAGGATGTATTTGAAAATGTCCCACTTTGCAACTGTATTGATAAATGTAACATTGCCCAGTTCCCTGTGCTTTGCCTGGGCCATTAGCTTCTTTTTATCCGGACCGTCGCCAATGAGCAGAAAATGCGTGGCAGTCCCCTTCAAAATTTCAGCCGCGTCGATGAGTTGCATCAAATGATTGGCAATGCCGTGCGCACCAACGTAAATAATAATGAAACAATGGTCCAACCCAAGCGACTTTCGGAATGCAACCCTGTCAAAATCTGCATCCAGATTATCTGAAAAGGTAAAATCAGCCGCATTGGGAATGAGCCAGATTTTTTCGGACTGAACATTCTTTTGATGTATCAAAATGGTTTTGAATGCCGGCGTCAGCACGGTAACGGCTTTTGCATGGTGATACAGAAACTTTTCAAGCCTAAATGCTGCCTTTATCAATGGCTTACTTTGCAAAACACCCGTCTCCACGGCTGATTCTGGCCATAAGTCTCTGATTTCCAGAATGAACTTAGCTTTTTTAATCCGGGAAATCACCAAACCAGCAATGCCCACAAACAAAGGCGGCGATGTAGAAAGCACCACATCATATTCTCCCTTTAAATAAAAAGCTCCACCCCAAGTTGCCGAAAAAACAAACGAAAACTGCGCCAAAAGCCTTGCTATGAAGCCATTACCGGTAGACGTAGGAACATTACAGCGAACAACTTTCACTCCATTTCGATTTGTCTGCATTACAAAACTTTTCTGACCCAGAGAGGACAAATTGCCTTTCATATAATGCGTTGTTCCAGCCAGAACGGTCACCCTATGCCCCGCTTCGACCCAAATCCGGCTCATCTCGTTCCACCGCGACCCGCCGCCATCATTGTCTTCAAGAAAATATTGGTGGATCAAAAGAATGTGCATTTGTCTCATAAAGTCCTTTTTCTGAAATCACCGTCCTGATGAATCCGCTAAACGTCGAAAACACCAATCTTTGACAAACCTCCTTACTTCCATAAGTGCCGGAATACCAGCCTTCTGTTTCCTCAAATTCAATGATAGATCCCTCTTTATCCGAGGAGATCATATGATAATGTTCAAAGAAATCCGGGCAAGGATGCCAGATTTGATGCATAGGAAGGTGTTTTGGAGCATTTTCTATCCGGTCTTCAATGATCCATTGATGCCATTTTTTTGACTTCGTAACGCGGCGGTGATGCTTGATGCCTTTGCCCAAATGATAAAAGCCCTCAAATTCCGCCTCAATTTCGAATGCATTAACCCGTTCATTTACAAACCCTGACGTTTTCTTAATCCAGCCAAACCAAATAAAACGCGGGCCTTTTTTCATCTGATCAAAATCTCCCAGCATGACCGTATTGTGCGAGGCGCTCCCATTGAAATATTTTGTCCATTTATCTTCCGTGTTGTAAGAAAATGAACCGGCGTCGCGCATGATGTTCTTACCATTTGCCCAAATGTCCAAATGCAGATGATCGGCCTGAAAAGGCCGGTTTGTGTACGTGCCGCAGCGTAGGAAGGTCAATGTGTTTTGATCGCGGATTATATAGTAACCGCCGTTTTCAAAAGTTGTTATTAACGTAGGTTTGAAATCAGGATCATCCCCTATAACCTTGCTAAGCGCAGTTAATTGCGGGCGAAAATCCCTAAAATGGGTGTCTGCAAGCGGGAAAAACAATGCGCCATCGTTATTGCCATAATTAGGAAGCCATCCGCTCACATCATCCTGACAGGTTCGCAAAAAATGATATGATTTTCGAGCACGATCGTAAATCACATCATCGAATTTTTCCCCGTCCGACTCAGCCACTTGTATGGCCAAAGTCAGCAATTGCACGGCCACGCGGTGGTAGTTCATTGAGAATTGGAGAAATGTTCCGTCCGGGTAAATCTGGTAAACGATTT of Dyadobacter chenhuakuii contains these proteins:
- a CDS encoding DMT family transporter translates to MHWIFLFLAFLIGISNAVQSGVNVQLRESFNNPILAALTSFFVGFIVLLIAFACFNQNPIPSISDIKQVSWTRFMGGVLGAFYVLTVIFIVRNIGPANMICLVVAGQMIAAIAIDHYGLQGFAVHPITLPRIAGAILLVAGVYLILKN
- a CDS encoding 4Fe-4S dicluster domain-containing protein — encoded protein: MSTYFKNISEGISTTVTGMRLTLRHLWNARKRRRMVDIRSDDFFGGQEGMVTIQYPQETIPIPDNGRYRLHNEIDDCIVCDKCVKVCPVDCIDIEPIKAIEEIGKASDGSSIRLYAAKFDIDMAKCCYCGLCTTVCPTECLTMTKTFDYSELDVRDMVYNYTNLTPEEADEKRRLLEQFQKEKEALKAAPKPAVTAEKPAATPARPVFKPGMKPKVQDTEAEAKEEAPVTKPPRPAFLPKKPAPAAEKTEPVNVDPVNAEPINVEPVNVNPVNADPVIKEETFEAKVEEAPKPAPKLPFRPSMKPKVASQEKTDVVPTDIVPGEEVSPAEAPKPAARPVFKPTMKPKSKE
- a CDS encoding glycosyltransferase family 4 protein; this encodes MRQMHILLIHQYFLEDNDGGGSRWNEMSRIWVEAGHRVTVLAGTTHYMKGNLSSLGQKSFVMQTNRNGVKVVRCNVPTSTGNGFIARLLAQFSFVFSATWGGAFYLKGEYDVVLSTSPPLFVGIAGLVISRIKKAKFILEIRDLWPESAVETGVLQSKPLIKAAFRLEKFLYHHAKAVTVLTPAFKTILIHQKNVQSEKIWLIPNAADFTFSDNLDADFDRVAFRKSLGLDHCFIIIYVGAHGIANHLMQLIDAAEILKGTATHFLLIGDGPDKKKLMAQAKHRELGNVTFINTVAKWDIFKYILAADAGTSVLKRTEIFKTVYSNKTFDYFACQKPVLLAIDGISRQLIEDAHAGLYIEPENPGDFAKKVLLYLADPALAELHGRNGYVYASQFFDRAHLAQKYLQYIENMQGTQSQTAP
- a CDS encoding NADH-quinone oxidoreductase subunit J family protein, which gives rise to MEIAAFYGFSLLAIIAALFILFSKNLIYGAFALFLAFLGVAALYILAGADFLGVTQIMIYVGGILVLLIFGIMLTQKKKSDDSQHHNRVEILLSREVWGFLLGAGVFVMLVKIISSANFKMTGDLISSRSTIKTIGVELMTSHLLPFEIAAILLLVALVGAAYLAMNRNPAP
- a CDS encoding alginate lyase family protein; this encodes MIQIFKNMGFRYVLCRIWHEIQRGTGLLMLRFPVHKRPLPHFSKEDWLDQDIQFPLDPGRTDLIKNTASSILQERVEHIRRNRFLFFHNRWYTVPDWHTNPENGFKYNKNTHWSAIPTLSKEAGDIKYVWEKSRFCFLFDLLRYDYHFQKDQSELVFALILDWIDQNPVNRGPNWICSQEISLRVLNWTSALHYYKNSETLSAEIFKKITQSIYDQMRHVADHIHYSRNVVRNNHALTETLALYVIGYAFPQFPESLKWKINGKKWFEKEIVYQIYPDGTFLQFSMNYHRVAVQLLTLAIQVAESDGEKFDDVIYDRARKSYHFLRTCQDDVSGWLPNYGNNDGALFFPLADTHFRDFRPQLTALSKVIGDDPDFKPTLITTFENGGYYIIRDQNTLTFLRCGTYTNRPFQADHLHLDIWANGKNIMRDAGSFSYNTEDKWTKYFNGSASHNTVMLGDFDQMKKGPRFIWFGWIKKTSGFVNERVNAFEIEAEFEGFYHLGKGIKHHRRVTKSKKWHQWIIEDRIENAPKHLPMHQIWHPCPDFFEHYHMISSDKEGSIIEFEETEGWYSGTYGSKEVCQRLVFSTFSGFIRTVISEKGLYETNAHSFDPPIFS
- a CDS encoding thioredoxin family protein — its product is MKNVADLFPLAVTENAYSYADYMRLMEKVVLEKRTTGEKQSEDLNHYTRLNLARMQRLNKTVVVTEELKETINNVTIPQTWYILTEAWCGDASQNIPPIVAATLTNPLITVKILLRDENPTIMDAYLTNGGKSIPKLIAVDEDFNELFTWGPRPEEGQEMMRAYKANPVKSYQEFSEEMQRWYIADKSLSLQRELRVLLKGVWLKNEF
- the nuoK gene encoding NADH-quinone oxidoreductase subunit NuoK; its protein translation is MTSIPLQHFLIVAAALFCIGLAIAVTKRHFIGILLGIELMLNAVNINLVAFSQYDPERLSGQLFSLFVIVVAAAEVAIALAIILRVYGHYQTVDPDEVDELKK